The genomic interval AAGCCGTGCATGTTCCTCAACCCCGTCCTCGAAGAGGTGGCAGGGGAGCTTGGCGGCACCGTCAAGATCCTCAAGCTGAACGTTGACGAGAACCCGATGGCCGCGACTCTCTACGGCGTTCGCAGCGTGCCGACGATGATCCTGTTCCGGCAAGAGGACGAGCTCGACAAGATCACGGGCTTCGTCTCGAAGAACGAGCTTCTCCGG from Clostridia bacterium carries:
- the trxA gene encoding thioredoxin, producing the protein MAEIVELRDSTFAEEVYHSDRATLVEFWAPWCKPCMFLNPVLEEVAGELGGTVKILKLNVDENPMAATLYGVRSVPTMILFRQEDELDKITGFVSKNELLRRIRLALRHADGPPDGPADDSQHPDHP